One part of the Caloenas nicobarica isolate bCalNic1 chromosome 38, bCalNic1.hap1, whole genome shotgun sequence genome encodes these proteins:
- the SGF29 gene encoding SAGA-associated factor 29, which produces MALVSADSRIAELLGELHQLIKQTQEERSRSEHNLLNIQKTHERMQTENKISPYYRTKLRGLYTTAKADAEAECNILRKALDKIAEIKSLLEERRIAAKIAGIYSEAEPPRKTMRRGVLMTLLQQSAMTLPLWIGKPGEKPPPLCGAVPAAGDYVAKPGDKVAARVKALEGDEQWILAEVVSYSHAANKYEVDDIDEEGKERHTLSRRRIIPLPQWKTNPETDPEALFHKDQLVLALYPQTTCFYRALIHAPPQRPQDDYSVLFEDTSYADGYSPPLNVAQRYVVACKENKKK; this is translated from the exons atGGCGCTGGTCTCGGCCGATTCCCGCATCgcggagctgctgggggagctgcaccAGCTCATCAAACAGACGCAG GAGGAGCGCTCCCGCAGCGAGCACAACCTGCTCAACATCCAGAAGACCCACGAGCGGATGCAGACGGAGAACAAGA tCTCCCCCTATTACAGGACGAAGCTGCGGGGACTTTACACCACGGCCAAGGCCGACGCTGAGGCCGAGTGCAA catCCTCCGCAAAGCCCTGGACAAAATCGCCGAGATCAAATCCCTCCTCGAGGAGCGGCGCATCG CCGCCAAAATCGCCGGGATTTACAGCGAAGCGGAGCCGCCGCGCAAGACGATGCGCCGGGGGGTGCTGATGACGCTGCTGCAGCAGTCGGCCATGACGCTCCCGCTCTGGATCGGCAAACCCGGCGAGAA GCCGCCCCCGTTGTGCGGCGCGGTGCCGGCGGCCGGCGACTACGTGGCCAAGCCCGGGGACAAAGTGGCGGCGCGGGTGAAGGCGCTGGAAGGGGACGAGCAGTGGATCTTGGCTGAGGTCGTCAGCTACAGCCACGCCGCCAACAA GTACGAAGTGGACGACATCGATGAAGAAGGCAAAGA ACGCCACACCCTGAGCCGCCGCCGCATCATCCCCCTCCCGCAATGGAAGACGAACCCCGAGACCGACCCCGAGGCGCTTTTCCACAAGGACCAGCTGGTGCTCGCCCTGTACCCCCAAACCACCTGCTTCTACCGCGCCCTCATCCACGCGCCCCCGCAGAGG CCGCAGGACGACTACTCGGTGCTGTTCGAGGACACGTCGTACGCCGACGGCTACTCCCCCCCGCTCAACGTGGCGCAGAGATACGTGGTGGCCTGCaaggagaacaagaaaaagTGA